The following is a genomic window from Gymnodinialimonas ceratoperidinii.
ACACCGTCAAGCACCGGGTGCGGGCGGTCAATCACGAGGTCGTTCCACCCCATGTGCGGCACCTTCAGAGCCGTGTCGGCAGGGGTGATCTCGGTCACCTCACCGGGAATCCAGCCGAAGCCCGCCACATCCTCGTATTCGCGGCCCCAGGAGGTCATCATCTGCATGCCGACGCAGATCCCGAGGAAGGGTCGACCGCGCCGCTCGACCGCTTCTAGCAGTGCCTCCTCCAGACCGTCGAACTGGGCCAGACCGCGGCGGCAGGCGGGGAAGGCGCCGTCACCGGGCAACACGATCCGGTCGGCTTTGGCCACCACATCGGGGTCGGAGGACACGACGAGCGCCCCGGCGCCGGTCTCGACCGCCATGCGCTGGAACGCCTTTTCGGCCGAGTGCAGGTTGCCCGCGTCGTAATCGATCAGGACCGTCGTCATGGGGTATCTTCCCGTAGGTTATCGAGTGTTGTCAGGGGCTTGTGAAGCAAAGCTCAGAGGCTGCCCTTGGTCGAAGGGATCGCATCGGCCTTGCGCGGGTCTACCTCCAGCGCGTCGCGCAGCGCGCGGGCGACGGCCTTGAAGGCGGCCTCGGCGATGTGGTGGCTGTTGAAACCCGCCGCCTGCGTGATGTGCAAGGTGATGCCGCCGTGGGTGGCAAGGGCTTGGAAGAACTCGCGCACCAACTCGGTGTCGAACGTGCCGATCTTCTGGGTCGGCATCGCAACCTCCCAGACGAGGAAGGGCCGCCCCGAGAGGTCCAGCGCGCAGGCCACGCGGGCGTCATCCATCGGCAGCACGCATTCGCCGTAGCGCCGGATGCCGCGTTTGTCGCCCATGGCCTCGCTCAACGCCTGACCGAGCGCGATGCCCACGTCCTCCACCGAGTGGTGGTCGTCGATGTGCAGATCGCCGTCGCAGCGCACCTTCATGTCGATCAGCGCGTGGCGCGCCAACTGATCGAGCATGTGGTCGAAGAAGCCCACCCCGGTCTGATTGTCATAGGTGCCGGTGCCATCGAGGGTGATCTCGACAGAGATCTCGGTCTCGGCGGTCTTGCGGTTGATCTGGGCGGTGCGCATGGGGCCTCTCCTGTCGACGCGGCCATTCGTGTTGGAGGCAGTGTATAGGGGCCCGGTGCGGCGGGGGGAAGGGCGGAGTGGGGCAGGGATGTGGCGCGGCGCGGGCCGGGCCATCCGCGCCTAGTCCGGGCGCTGTGGATCCTCGGGGTTGCTGGAGAAAAGGGCGATCTTGTTGCCCTGCGGGTCGCGCAGATAGGCGACGTAGAAGCGCGGGCCATAGGCGGCGCGAAAACCCGGCTTCCCCTCATCGCTACCACCAGCGGCCAGAGCGGCGCCATGGAGCGCGCGCACCTGCACCTGATCGCGCGCCTCGAAAGCGACCATGGCCCCGTTCCCGGCAGAGGCAGGGCGGCCATCGAAGGTGGGTTTGACGTAAAAATCCGGCAGGCGGAGGTCTTGCCCAGGATCGAACGGTAAAGCGAAGCTCAACCCCTCAAGGCTCTCGGAAAGATCATACCCCAGTTGCGGCAGAAACGCCGTGTAGAAGCGCTTCGCAAGGGCGAGGTCATCGGCACCGACAGTGACATAGGCGATCATGGGCAAGCTCCAAGCGGGCGCGGCGAGGTAAACATCGCGAAGGCTAGCAGGAGAAATTGGCCCTGTCGCGCGCTCCGGTCATTCGGCGCCGCATACATCAGCCCTGAAACGACGAAGGGCCGCCCGAGGGCGACCCTATCGAAAACCACTGGGGTAGGAGTGGCTTAAATTGGAGCGGGCGAGGCGATTCGAACGCCCGACCCTAACCTTGGCAAGGTTATGCTCTACCCCTGAGCTACGCCCGCTCTGTGAGGCGTTCTCTACAAATAGTTCCCGGGGGGTGCAAGAGAGAATTTTCCACCAACGCGCCATTATTTTCGACAATCCCTCCCGAAGGCCGTGACCAAAGTAGGATTACGTCGACGCAGCAGTAGAAACTTAAACTGCAAACCCCCAATTTGCCGCGCCCGCCTCCCATAGCCCGCCCCGCGCGACCCCGCACAGATACGCGCCCGCTCCCTTCATCTTGGCCCATACAACTCCGGGGGAGGGACTTTCTCAAAGGGAAAGTCCCGTGGGGGCAGAGCCCCCTCCCGCCGCATGACAGATACGCGACGGCCGCGGTGCCCGCTCAATAGGTCTGAACCGACCCGTCCGAGAGCGCGAAATCTTCGGAATGAACAACGACAGTGTTCCGCAGCGCCAGAAGGATGCCATAGGCGCCGGGCTCGTCGACGCTGTCGGCGAAGGTGCTTTGACCAAGGATCATCGGGATCTGGTGGCAGGGACTTTTCAGGATCGTCACCGGCAGCGCACCGCCGGCAGGATTGGCGGCGCTGGCGTGGATCGTGCGGTGAATGTGGCCGCAGACCAGATGACGGACGTGGGGGGCGGCGTGGAGGCGGCTGAGCAGAGCCTCGGAGTTGGCGAGCCCGATCGCATCCATCGCCCAGAACCCCACGGGGCAGGGCGGATGGTGGGCGAAGACGACCACATCCTTGCCGTCCTCCGCCGCCCTTGTCAGTTCAGCGTCCAGCCAGGCCAGCCGAGCTTCGCACAGCCAACCGTCCTGTTCCAGGGGCGCGCGATCCTCGTAATCATGGGTGTCGAGCACAAGGAGCCGCAACGGCCCGAGATCACGCGCGTGCTGCGCAAAACCCTCGGCGTTGAAACTGCCGGGCAAGGCGGCGCGCAGCGGCGCGCGCAGGTCGTGGTTGCCCATCGTCACGGTGACCGGGATCGGACAATCGGCCAGCAACGGCACTAGCCGCGCGTAGGCGGCGGGATCGCCGGAGTGGGCGAGATCGCCGAGCAGGATGATGTGTTGCGCATCAGGATGGCGCGCGAGGGCATGGGCCAGCCCCTCGGCAAACCGCGCGAGGGGATCAAGGCCGATGATGGTCTCGCCCGGCGGCGTGATGTGCAAATCGGTAAAGATCAGCGCCTTGTCGAAGTGATCCTCCATGTCGTGAGCGTGGCGGATGGGCGCGGCTTGGGCAAGAAAAACCCGTCGATCGCGGGGCGGGTGACCTCGGGCGCGGGCGCTCGCGGCGGGTGATGGAATGAGTTGTATTGGCCAAGATGAAGGGGGAGCGGGGTGCTTGAGATTTTGCAGGGGCGCGCGTGATGCGAGGGGAGGCAGGGCGCGTGCGTTAATGGTT
Proteins encoded in this region:
- a CDS encoding VOC family protein — encoded protein: MIAYVTVGADDLALAKRFYTAFLPQLGYDLSESLEGLSFALPFDPGQDLRLPDFYVKPTFDGRPASAGNGAMVAFEARDQVQVRALHGAALAAGGSDEGKPGFRAAYGPRFYVAYLRDPQGNKIALFSSNPEDPQRPD
- the hisH gene encoding imidazole glycerol phosphate synthase subunit HisH produces the protein MTTVLIDYDAGNLHSAEKAFQRMAVETGAGALVVSSDPDVVAKADRIVLPGDGAFPACRRGLAQFDGLEEALLEAVERRGRPFLGICVGMQMMTSWGREYEDVAGFGWIPGEVTEITPADTALKVPHMGWNDLVIDRPHPVLDGVSTGDHAYFVHSYAMQPADNAHLLAHVDYGGQVTAIVGRDTMVGMQFHPEKSQSSGLRMIANFLNWRP
- a CDS encoding metallophosphoesterase, with the translated sequence MEDHFDKALIFTDLHITPPGETIIGLDPLARFAEGLAHALARHPDAQHIILLGDLAHSGDPAAYARLVPLLADCPIPVTVTMGNHDLRAPLRAALPGSFNAEGFAQHARDLGPLRLLVLDTHDYEDRAPLEQDGWLCEARLAWLDAELTRAAEDGKDVVVFAHHPPCPVGFWAMDAIGLANSEALLSRLHAAPHVRHLVCGHIHRTIHASAANPAGGALPVTILKSPCHQIPMILGQSTFADSVDEPGAYGILLALRNTVVVHSEDFALSDGSVQTY
- the hisB gene encoding imidazoleglycerol-phosphate dehydratase HisB, producing MRTAQINRKTAETEISVEITLDGTGTYDNQTGVGFFDHMLDQLARHALIDMKVRCDGDLHIDDHHSVEDVGIALGQALSEAMGDKRGIRRYGECVLPMDDARVACALDLSGRPFLVWEVAMPTQKIGTFDTELVREFFQALATHGGITLHITQAAGFNSHHIAEAAFKAVARALRDALEVDPRKADAIPSTKGSL